CCGTCCGAGGTGCCCCCCGCGCTCGGTGTGGTCGTGTCGGTGCACCCCGAGGCGACGAGGACGACGGCTGCGAAGAGCACGGGCAGGAGGGGGCGCACGGGTCCCGACACTACCTAGAGTGGGCGGCATGCGCGTCGCCCTCTGCCAGATCAGCTCCTCCGCCGACCCCGCGGCCAACCTCGACCTGGTGCGCGCCGAGACCGCGCGCGCCGTCGGGCGCGGCGCCCGCGTCGTGGTGTTCCCCGAGGCCACCATGTGCCGGTTCGGCGTGCCGCTGGGCCCGGTGGCCGAGCCGCTGGACGGGCCCTGGGCCGGGGCCCTGCGGGGAATCGCCGACGAGCACGGCGTGGTCCTGGTGGCGGGCCTGTTCACGCCCGCGCCGGACGGCCGGGTCACCAACACCCTGCTGGTCACCGGCGGCGGGCACGACGTCGGGTACGACAAGATCCACCTGTTCGACGCGTTCGGCTTCACCGAGTCGCGCACGGTGGCGCCCGGCGCGCAGCCGGTGGTCTTCGCCGTGGACGGCATCGTGTTCGGCCTGGCCACCTGCTACGACGTGCGGTTCCCGGAGCTGTTCCGGGCGCTGGCCGACCGGGGTGCCACGGCCGTGCTGGTGTGCGCCTCGTGGGGCTCCGGGCCGGGCAAGCGGGAGCAGTGGGAGCTGCTGGTGCGCGCCCGCGCGCTGGACTGCACCTCGTGGGTGCTGGCGTGCGGCCAGGCCGACCCGCGGGCCGACCACGGCGGCGCGCCGACCGGCATCGGGTTCAGCACGGTCGCCTCGCCGCTGGGCGCGGTGGTGGAGCAGTTGGCGGACGAGCCCGGGATGCTCGTGGTCGACCTGGACGCGGAGAGCGTCGAGCAGGCGCGCCGCGCGCTGCCCGTGCTGGCGAACCGCAGGCTCTGAAGTTCTTTCGTGCGGAAGGTTTCACACGTACGGGTGGCACCCGACTAGCCGCACGCCCCGACCGGGCACCCCCTTCCGCGCACGCACAACACAGCGAAGGGAACCCGGCCATGATCAACCAGGCCGAAGTGGACCGCCTGTACGACTGCGAGGTCATCGACGAGCGGGGCGAGCGCATCGGACCGGTCAAGCAGGTCTGGCTCGACGACCGCGACGGGCGCCCCGTCTGGGCGTCCGTGCACACCGGCCTGTTCGGGCTCAAGGAGACGTTCGTCCCGATCCAGGACGCGGACATGGGCAACGGCACCATCACCGTGCACGTGGACAAGCAGAAGGTGAAGGACGCGCCGAAGATCGACGTGGACGACCAGCACATGTCGCAGGAGCAGCAGGACGAGCTGTACGCCTACTACGACCTGATCCCGGGCCGCCGCAGCGGCGAGCACGACCGGCTGCCCGCCTCGGGCCGCGCCGCCGGCACGGGCCACACCGGCACGGGCCGCAGCGCGATGGGCCGGGACGCGATGGGCAGGCAGACCGGCCGCCACGCGGGTCGGCCCGGCGACGACGCGGTCACCCGGTACGAGGAGGACGTGCAGGTCGGCACCCGCGACGTCGAGGCCGAGCGGGTGCGCCTGGTCAAGCACACCGTGACCGAGCAGCGCGACGTGACCGTGCCGGTGGAGCGCGAGGAGTTCCGCGTGGTCCGCGAGCCCGTGCGGGGCGAGCCCACCGGGCGCCCGTTCGCCGACGAGGAGGCCGAGGTCTTCCTGCACAGGCAGGAGCCGGTGGTCGAGAAGACCGCCAAGCCGGTCGAGCAGGTCCGCCTGGAGAAGGAGACCCGGACCGACCAGCAGCACGTGCGCGGCCAGGTCCGCAAGGAAGAGGTCGACGTGCAGCGCGACCAGCGCCCCGAGCGCTGAGCCGGACCGCGCCCGCACCCCCGCGCGGGGGTGCGGGCGCACCCGGTCACCTCAGGTCCAGCCCCAGGTCCAGGGCCGGGGCGGAGTGCGTCAGCCCGCCGACGGCGAGGTAGTCCACGCCGGTCTCGGCGTAGGCGCGGGCCACGTCCAGGGTGAGCCCGCCGGACGCCTCCAGCCGCACGCCGCCGGCCCGCCGCACCGCCTCGGCGCACTCGGCGACGGTGAAGTTGTCCAGCAGCACCAGTTCCGCGCCCTCGGCCACGGCCTCGTCCAACTGCTCCAGCGAGTCGACCTCGACCTCGCACGGCAGCTCCGGCGCGTGCGCGCGCACGGCGGCCATCGCGGCCCGCACCGACCCCGCCGCCCGCACGTGGTTGTCCTTGATCAGCACGGCGTCGCCGAGACCGAGCCGGTGGTTCACCCCGCCGCCGCACCGCACCGCGTACTTCTCCAGCAGCCGCAGGCCGGGCAGGGTCTTGCGGGAGTCCCGCACCGCCGCCTTCGTGCCCGAGACCTCGGCCACCCACGCGGCCGTCAGCGTGGCGACGCCGGACAGGTGGCACACCAGGTTCAGCGCGGTGCGCTCGGCGGTGAGCAGGCCGCGCACCGGCCCGCGCAGCACCAGCGCGGGCTCGCCGGGCACGGCCTTGTCGCCGTCCTCACGCGCCTGGAGCACCTCCACCTCGGCGACCTGCCGGAACACCTCCAGCGCCACCGGTACGCCGGCCAGCACGCCCGCCGCGCGGGGCGTCAGCTCGGCCACGGCCACCGCGTCCGCGGGCACGGTCGCCCCGGTCGTGGCGTCCGGCCCGTACCGCAGGTCCTCGGCCAGCGCCGTTCCGATCACCCGACGCGCGTCTTCCAGGTCCAGCGTCATGCCACTCCCACCGCCCTCGCCACCGGGTCCGCCAGCACCGGCTGGCCGGACGGGTTGAGCCGGACCACCTGGCCGCGGGACCAGCCGGCGTCGTCGCGCACCGGGAAGTCGGTGCGCACGTGGCAGCCGCGCGACTCCTCGCGCTCGGCCGCCGCCGCGATCAGCGCCCGCGCGGCCAGGGTCAGCGCCGCGTCCTCCACCAGCCGCCGGGAGTCCAGCACCCGGTCCGCGGTGGACAGGTCGAGCACGGAGCCGACCACGGCCAGCCCCTCGGCCTCGCGGCCGATCGCCGCGTACCGGGACATCACGCGTTGCAACGAGTCCCGGTCGGCCACCGGCGCGACCGGCAGCTCGGCCGTGCCCGTGCAGCGGGCCAGCACGCCCATGGCCAGGTCCGCCGCGACGGCCTCGGCCGCCCGCGTGCCGACGACCAGGCCCTCCAGCAGGCTGTTGGACGCCAACCGGTTCGCGCCGTGCAGCCCGGTGCGCGCCACCTCGCCCGCCGCGTACAGCCCGGTCACCCCGGTCCGCCCGTCCACATCGGACACCACGCCGCCGCACGCGAAGTGCGCCGCGGGCGCCACCGGGATCGGCTCGCGCGCCGGGTCGACCCCGGCCCGCAGGCAGGCCGCGTGCACGGTGGGGAACCGCCGCGCGAACTCGGAGATGCCGGTGGCGTCGAGGAAGACGTGGTCGTCCACGCCGCCGGGGGCGTCCGCCAGGTGCCGGGTGATCGCCGCCGCGACGACGTCCCGGGGCGCCAGGTCCTCCAGCGGGTGCACGCCGCGCATGACCCGCGCGCCGGCCGCGTCGACCAGCACCGCGCCCTCGCCGCGCACCGCCTCGGTGACCAGCGGGCACCGGCCGCGCGCGCCGCGCCCGGTGTAGAGCACGGTGGGGTGGAACTGCACGAACTCGACGTCCGCGGCCACCGCGCCCGCCCGCAGCGCCAGCGCCAGGCCGTCGCCGGTGGCCACCTCCGGGTTGGAGGTCGCCTGGTAGAGCTGGCCCAGGCCGCCGCTGGCCAGCAGCACCGCGGGCGCGGTGAGCACGCCGGGCACGCCGTTGCCGTCCAGCACCAGCAGGCCGCACACCTGGCCGAGCGGGGTGCGCACCGCGTCCACCGCGACGTGGTCCTCCAGCACGGGCACGTGCCCGTCGGAGGTCGCGGCCACCAGCGCCCGCTCCACCTCCGCGCCGGTCGCGTCGCCGCCCGCGTGCACCACGCGGAACGCGCTGTGCCCGCCCTCGCGGGTGCGCGCCAGCCGGCCGCCGGGCGCGGCGTCGAACACCGCGCCGCGCTCGCGCAGCCGGGTCACCGCCGCGGGGCCGCCGCCCACGATCGCCCGCACGGCGTCCTCGTCGCACAGGGCCGCGCCCGCGACCAGGGTGTCCCGCACGTGCGCGTCGACCGTGTCGCCCTCGTCGTGCTCGTCGGGCAGCACGACCGCGACGCCGCCCTGCGCCCACCGGGTGTTGCCGTCGGCCACGGAAGCCTTGGTGACCACCAGCACCCGCAGGCCGAGTTCACGGGCGCGCAGCGCGGCCGTCAGCCCGGCCACGCCGGTGCCGACCACGACCAGGTCGGCCCGCGCCTCCCACAGCGCGGCGCTCACTCGCCGCCGCCGGGCTGCCCGATCTCGATCATGCGCTGCACCGCGCCCTGGGCCCGCCTGGCGGTGTCCAGGTCCACGTGCACCTCGTCCTTGCCCTCGCGCAGGCAGCGCAGCAGGGCGGTGGGGGTGATCATCTTCATGTACCGGCAGGAGGCCCGGTCGTTGACCGCGCGGAAGTCGATCTCGGGCGCGGCGCGCCGGAGCTGGTGCAGCATCCCGATCTCGGTGGCCACCAGCACGGACTTGGCGCTCGTCCGCCGGGCCGCGGTGATCATGTCCCCGGTGGACAGGATCTTGACCTTCTCCGCGGGCACGGTGCCCTCGCCCGCGAGGTAGAGCGCCGAGGTGGCGCAACCGCACTCGGGGTGGATGAACAGGTCCGCGTCGGGGTTGGCCGCCGCCCGCTCGGCCAGCTCGGGGCCGTTGATGCCGGCGTGCACGTGGCACTCGCCGGCCCAGATGTGGAGGTTGTCCCGCCCGGTCTCGCGCTTGACGTGCGCGCCGAGGAACTGGTCCGGCAGGAACAGCACCTCGCGGTCGGCCGGGATGGACGCCACCACGTCCACCGCGTTCGACGAGGTGCAGCAGATGTCGGTCTCCGCCTTCACCTCGGCGGTGGTGTTGAC
This portion of the Saccharothrix syringae genome encodes:
- a CDS encoding carbon-nitrogen hydrolase family protein, with the protein product MRVALCQISSSADPAANLDLVRAETARAVGRGARVVVFPEATMCRFGVPLGPVAEPLDGPWAGALRGIADEHGVVLVAGLFTPAPDGRVTNTLLVTGGGHDVGYDKIHLFDAFGFTESRTVAPGAQPVVFAVDGIVFGLATCYDVRFPELFRALADRGATAVLVCASWGSGPGKREQWELLVRARALDCTSWVLACGQADPRADHGGAPTGIGFSTVASPLGAVVEQLADEPGMLVVDLDAESVEQARRALPVLANRRL
- a CDS encoding DUF2382 domain-containing protein, coding for MINQAEVDRLYDCEVIDERGERIGPVKQVWLDDRDGRPVWASVHTGLFGLKETFVPIQDADMGNGTITVHVDKQKVKDAPKIDVDDQHMSQEQQDELYAYYDLIPGRRSGEHDRLPASGRAAGTGHTGTGRSAMGRDAMGRQTGRHAGRPGDDAVTRYEEDVQVGTRDVEAERVRLVKHTVTEQRDVTVPVEREEFRVVREPVRGEPTGRPFADEEAEVFLHRQEPVVEKTAKPVEQVRLEKETRTDQQHVRGQVRKEEVDVQRDQRPER
- the nadC gene encoding carboxylating nicotinate-nucleotide diphosphorylase, with translation MTLDLEDARRVIGTALAEDLRYGPDATTGATVPADAVAVAELTPRAAGVLAGVPVALEVFRQVAEVEVLQAREDGDKAVPGEPALVLRGPVRGLLTAERTALNLVCHLSGVATLTAAWVAEVSGTKAAVRDSRKTLPGLRLLEKYAVRCGGGVNHRLGLGDAVLIKDNHVRAAGSVRAAMAAVRAHAPELPCEVEVDSLEQLDEAVAEGAELVLLDNFTVAECAEAVRRAGGVRLEASGGLTLDVARAYAETGVDYLAVGGLTHSAPALDLGLDLR
- a CDS encoding L-aspartate oxidase; this encodes MSAALWEARADLVVVGTGVAGLTAALRARELGLRVLVVTKASVADGNTRWAQGGVAVVLPDEHDEGDTVDAHVRDTLVAGAALCDEDAVRAIVGGGPAAVTRLRERGAVFDAAPGGRLARTREGGHSAFRVVHAGGDATGAEVERALVAATSDGHVPVLEDHVAVDAVRTPLGQVCGLLVLDGNGVPGVLTAPAVLLASGGLGQLYQATSNPEVATGDGLALALRAGAVAADVEFVQFHPTVLYTGRGARGRCPLVTEAVRGEGAVLVDAAGARVMRGVHPLEDLAPRDVVAAAITRHLADAPGGVDDHVFLDATGISEFARRFPTVHAACLRAGVDPAREPIPVAPAAHFACGGVVSDVDGRTGVTGLYAAGEVARTGLHGANRLASNSLLEGLVVGTRAAEAVAADLAMGVLARCTGTAELPVAPVADRDSLQRVMSRYAAIGREAEGLAVVGSVLDLSTADRVLDSRRLVEDAALTLAARALIAAAAEREESRGCHVRTDFPVRDDAGWSRGQVVRLNPSGQPVLADPVARAVGVA
- the nadA gene encoding quinolinate synthase NadA, with product MVATAYVERASDGAYDGIAPDADWRDEVLELARKRDAVILAHNYQLPEIQDIAHHTGDSLALSRIAAASDASTIVFCGVHFMAETAKILAPHKTVLIPDERAGCSLADSITGEQLRAWKAEHPGAVVVSYVNTTAEVKAETDICCTSSNAVDVVASIPADREVLFLPDQFLGAHVKRETGRDNLHIWAGECHVHAGINGPELAERAAANPDADLFIHPECGCATSALYLAGEGTVPAEKVKILSTGDMITAARRTSAKSVLVATEIGMLHQLRRAAPEIDFRAVNDRASCRYMKMITPTALLRCLREGKDEVHVDLDTARRAQGAVQRMIEIGQPGGGE